The DNA window tttatttttttcatatacccatgtcccactctaataacCATGTCCCTTCGGTTTTGCTGTAAAAgccgattttacattgaaatttactgtagaaacgttaacgtttattatttctatattgTAGTATAACATTGAACTTTACTGTAAATtgatgtaaaattactgtactgtcacagtaaaAATTATGGTTCTGTCACTGTAAATTTCTATTTGGGCAACCAGCAAAGCCTTCGCTGGCAAATGGATTTTATAAATAGGACACCCCTACATATGACAGCAAGCAATACCTGAATACAGCTCTGTACGCAATCTCTTGGTACAGTGGTTGTCAAGCGCACGTCAAATgcaatgtcgtatatacaggtctggcgaagatggcactttggtattcgtaagatgaattttacatgagtggtgtgagtgatcacagtataaatcgacttgctttcgtcatagcggttgttccgctcccattgaatcgtgtgaacgctatgacgttgacccgttgtgcttctggattgtttacatatttctggttgccaacactagcaaaccgtgtgttctgccacatctatatatacctcattgcGTCAAATGAGGGTCATACAGCATAACAAAAACATTGCATTTTTCATTCGGTTATTCCTGTTTTATTCTATACGTGTGTGAACCGTGCACAAAATCGATGCCGTAAAATTATTTGGCTATTTTAGACTTCCTAAATTCGAGTGCTTCAAACTAAGAATGATGTAAAACTTACCTTCCCGTAGGTCAAACGATAGCAAACAATGTAGCAGTAGTTTTCATCCGACGGAGTAATCCTGAATAAAGttaccaaacaaaaaaaaatgaacggATCGACTCGTAGTAAGTTTGGCCCTCTAATAGGAGTACTGCATGTGGGGCAGTCCAGTAGCAAGTTTCTCGTAAGTATGCCTGCGTCTTTTTCTTTAATGATACTGTTCTTATAGTTTCACGCCGTTCTAGGTATATGCGGCAAAGAACGCGGAAGTACTGACCTGTCACGAGGAGCAACTGGAGACACATTCGCCAAGGTCCGGATGGGTTGAGCTCGATCCACTGCAGATTTGGCAGTCTGCCAGCGATTGCGTCGAACGGGCTGTGCAGAATTTATTGCTGCTTGATATTGATCCGAGGGACATTGTAGCGGTTGGTATTTGCAACCAGCGGGAGACGAGTGTCCTGTGGGGTAGGGGCGATGGGCAGCCGTTATGTAACGCGATTGGCTGGTGTGATACGAGGACTTCCGACGTGATTGGTGCATTGCTGACAAGGGTTAAGGGGAAGATTAACTTTTTGAAAACGGTTTGCGGGTTGCCGTTTGCGAATTGTTTCAGCGCTGTTAAGATTCGGTGGATGCTGGACAATGTGGATGGGGCGCATGGCAAGGATCTCATATTTGGAACGCTGGATAGCTGGATTATATGGAATTTGACCGGTGGGATGAATGGAGGAGTTCATGTAACAGACGTGACGAATGCTTCCAGAACGATGCTGATGAGTTTGGAAAAGTTGGAGTGGGACACTAGGTTgtgtcatttttttaaaattccgcGCAATATTCTACCCAAGATTAGAAGTTGTTCGGAAATTTACGGATACATTAGCGAAGGATCGCTAAGTGGGGTACCGATTACTAGTGTAAGATGATGGTAATCGTTTGTTTTGGGAGTATAATGAGCTTTTGATTTCTGTTACAGTGTATTGGCGATCAACAGGCAGCCCTGTTGGGGCAGCTTTGTCTCAGTGCCGGACAGGTGACGTGCAATTTGGACGACGGTTCATTTCTTTTGTTCAACACCGGTCAGGAGATAATAGACTCGGATCATGGTCTCTTATCTACGGTTGCATTCAAACTTGGACCAGAAGCAGACACATTCTACGCTTTGGAGGGAGCAATTCCTCATGCAGGCAATTCTTTAAACTGGTTGCGCGAGAATCTTCAACTGCCCAGTCAAAATGGTTCATTGTCACAGAGCTTCGTCGGCGATCCTGGTCATTCTGCGCTACTGTCATCTATATGCTCAAAAAAATCCCTAACACCGTACAGTGAGCCAGGTGGTTTCAAGAACCCTAACTACGAAGTGATATTAGTACCGGCATTCAGCGGCTACTACACGCCTTACTGGCGGTACAAGGCCCGCGGAATGCTGTTTGGATTAACCCTACAGACAACAGCAGCACAAATCATGTTTTCGGCCTACGAAGCCGTCTGTTTTCAAGTGCGCGAAATATTGGAATCCCTAGCGAAGGACTGCCGGACGTGGCCAACGTTGACAAAGTTAGTGGCTGGCGGAGAACTAAGCGAAAAGTCTTTCCTTATGCAAATGCTGGCAGATTTGAGTGGGATAAGCATCGAGCGGCCGCAAACTTCAACTCCGGTGTGCCTGGGAACGATGCTTGCGGCCGGACTGGCTGTCGAAGTTCTGACATTGGACGATTTTCGAACCAGCTGCATTCCACCAATCGATTACTATACGCCGGTGCTAAGCTCTAGTCGTGAGTACTATTTTGTAAATGTTTGTGTTTTTTTAACATAGAAAGCAGCAgtaatttggtttttttgtaCTATCCAAGCATTCGATGTGAGTTCGGTATCAAATATCGGTTTTAGAAAACACCAAATTTGATCTTATCAAAACCAATATACCAAACCGGAcgaattttaatttgttttgttattggtTAATAAGCAATTAGTCATGCTTCGTACCCATAGTG is part of the Topomyia yanbarensis strain Yona2022 chromosome 1, ASM3024719v1, whole genome shotgun sequence genome and encodes:
- the LOC131676999 gene encoding glycerol kinase-like, which encodes MNGSTRSKFGPLIGVLHVGQSSSKFLVYAAKNAEVLTCHEEQLETHSPRSGWVELDPLQIWQSASDCVERAVQNLLLLDIDPRDIVAVGICNQRETSVLWGRGDGQPLCNAIGWCDTRTSDVIGALLTRVKGKINFLKTVCGLPFANCFSAVKIRWMLDNVDGAHGKDLIFGTLDSWIIWNLTGGMNGGVHVTDVTNASRTMLMSLEKLEWDTRLCHFFKIPRNILPKIRSCSEIYGYISEGSLSGVPITSCIGDQQAALLGQLCLSAGQVTCNLDDGSFLLFNTGQEIIDSDHGLLSTVAFKLGPEADTFYALEGAIPHAGNSLNWLRENLQLPSQNGSLSQSFVGDPGHSALLSSICSKKSLTPYSEPGGFKNPNYEVILVPAFSGYYTPYWRYKARGMLFGLTLQTTAAQIMFSAYEAVCFQVREILESLAKDCRTWPTLTKLVAGGELSEKSFLMQMLADLSGISIERPQTSTPVCLGTMLAAGLAVEVLTLDDFRTSCIPPIDYYTPVLSSSQRDMKFRKWKVAVDRCLNFDSVSETDLSKFLQEEDDPDRSVRCSIPGGVYIVSSFALIVLAQILQQNRSS